The Arachis duranensis cultivar V14167 chromosome 2, aradu.V14167.gnm2.J7QH, whole genome shotgun sequence genome has a window encoding:
- the LOC107474004 gene encoding uncharacterized protein LOC107474004: MQPHSADKGSQSFWGWQNLLEGRKVAEKVDRQWKQEQIEEIFPPETATRILSTLLNADGVDKLQWIWNKRKQYDVFTGYTIAYNFYHVPIAQFPLLLQNQVIWKQVWGLKIQTKLQIFLWRAIHERLPMMHVIHHRFENTLPLCLRFRVEDETITHCLHHCGPVVATWNALFSTDTVAQNGSPDFASWWLRVTIKNQGGVETLARVVIVCWELWKAQNREVFEGRKTMVEEITEAVSRYQ; this comes from the exons aTGCAACCACACTCAGCTGATAAAGGATCACAATCTTTTTGGGGGTGGCAAAATCTTTTAGAAGGAAGAAAAGTTGCAGAAAAAG TGGATCGGCAATGGAAGCAAGAGCAGATAGAAGAAATTTTTCCTCCGGAGACAGCAACCCGTATCCTCTCCACTCTGTTGAATGCTGATGGTGTTGACAAGCTACAGTGGATCTGGaacaaaagaaagcaatatgATGTCTTTACTGGGTATACAATAGCCTACAATTTCTATCATGTTCCAATAGCACAGTTTCCCCTTTTGTTGCAAAATCAAGTAATTTGGAAGCAGGTTTGGGGATTAAAGATTCAAACTAAGCTACAGATTTTTCTATGGAGGGCTATTCATGAAAGGTTACCTATGATGCATGTCATCCACCACAGATTTGAAAACACCTTGCCCCTTTGCCTAAGATTCAGAGTAGAAGATGAAACAATCACCCACTGCCTCCACCACTGTGGCCCTGTTGTAGCGACCTGGAACGCCCTCTTCTCTACTGACACTGTTGCTCAAAATGGGTCTCCTGATTTCGCGTCGTGGTGGCTGCGGGTCACCATCAAAAACCAGGGTGGTGTTGAGACACTTGCTCGAGTTGTGATTGTATGCTGGGAACTCTGGAAAGCTCAGAACAGAGAAGTTTTTGAAGGAAGGAAGACGATGGTGGAGGAGATAACTGAGGCAGTATCACGGTACCAATGA
- the LOC107473994 gene encoding histone H4: protein MSGRGKGGKGLGKGGAKRHRKVLRDNIQGITKPAIRRLARRGGVKRISGLIYEETRGVLKIFLENVIRDAVTYTEHARRKTVTAMDVVYALKRQGRTLYGFGG, encoded by the coding sequence ATGTCAGGTCGTGGAAAGGGAGGAAAGGGATTGGGAAAGGGAGGAGCGAAGAGGCACAGAAAGGTGCTTCGTGATAACATTCAGGGAATCACGAAACCCGCCATTCGCCGTCTGGCTCGCAGGGGAGGCGTCAAGAGAATCAGTGGCCTCATCTATGAGGAGACACGTGGCGTTCTCAAGATCTTCTTGGAGAACGTTATTCGGGATGCCGTTACCTACACCGAGCACGCTCGCCGCAAAACCGTTACTGCCATGGATGTTGTTTATGCTCTCAAGAGGCAGGGAAGGACTCTCTACGGTTTCGGTGGTTGA